The Dioscorea cayenensis subsp. rotundata cultivar TDr96_F1 unplaced genomic scaffold, TDr96_F1_v2_PseudoChromosome.rev07_lg8_w22 25.fasta BLBR01001396.1, whole genome shotgun sequence genome contains a region encoding:
- the LOC120256331 gene encoding holotricin-3-like isoform X2, translating to MAASKSLFVLIGLLGIILLLSFEVVSARELAQQTEKANKEIYEEKNTYGGQGWLPGSGSGYGYGYQPGGGYFGGYQPGFGLGGPYFGGIPQGGYYGGHP from the exons ATGGCTGCTTCTAAGTCTCTGTTTGTTTTGATTGGCCTTTTGGGAATCATTCTCCTTCTCTCCTTTGAAGTGGTTTCAGCTCGTGAACTAGCTCAGCAAACTG AGAAGGCTAACAAAGAAATTTATGAGGAGAAAAATACATATGGAGGACAAGGATGGCTCCCGGGGAGCGGCTCTGGATACGGTTATGGCTACCAACCAGGTGGTGGCTATTTCGGTGGCTACCAACCGGGCTTTGGCCTTGGTGGTCCATACTTTGGTGGCATTCCTCAAGGTGGTTACTATGGTGGTCATCCTTAA
- the LOC120256331 gene encoding holotricin-3-like isoform X1, with the protein MAASKSLFVLIGLLGIILLLSFEVVSARELAQQTEEKANKEIYEEKNTYGGQGWLPGSGSGYGYGYQPGGGYFGGYQPGFGLGGPYFGGIPQGGYYGGHP; encoded by the exons ATGGCTGCTTCTAAGTCTCTGTTTGTTTTGATTGGCCTTTTGGGAATCATTCTCCTTCTCTCCTTTGAAGTGGTTTCAGCTCGTGAACTAGCTCAGCAAACTG AAGAGAAGGCTAACAAAGAAATTTATGAGGAGAAAAATACATATGGAGGACAAGGATGGCTCCCGGGGAGCGGCTCTGGATACGGTTATGGCTACCAACCAGGTGGTGGCTATTTCGGTGGCTACCAACCGGGCTTTGGCCTTGGTGGTCCATACTTTGGTGGCATTCCTCAAGGTGGTTACTATGGTGGTCATCCTTAA